From a single Adhaeribacter swui genomic region:
- the gcvT gene encoding glycine cleavage system aminomethyltransferase GcvT yields the protein MEELKKVALNDVHVALGAKMVPFAGYNMPVRYSSDLDEHHTVRQHVGIFDVSHMGEFMVEGPQALDLIQRVTTNDAGKLTDGKVQYSCFPNEQGGIVDDLLVYRFSAEKYMLVVNASNIEKDWAWINQYNTQGVTLENISNKLSLFAVQGPKATAALQSLTAVNLSEMVYYTFAVAEFAGVSEVIISATGYTGAGGFEIYVPNKHALTVWNEIMEAGAAFGIKPIGLGARDTLRLEMGYCLYGNDINDTTSPLEGGLGWITKLTKDFTNADFLRKQKEKGVTKKLVGFEMQEQGIPRAHYEIANAQGEIIGEVTSGTQSPTLSRGIGLGYVPVAFSQPGQELFIKVRNKLLRAKVVKLPFVKQA from the coding sequence ATGGAAGAATTAAAAAAAGTTGCCCTGAATGATGTGCACGTAGCACTGGGGGCCAAAATGGTGCCTTTTGCGGGTTATAACATGCCGGTTCGTTATTCTTCGGATTTAGACGAACACCATACCGTGCGCCAGCATGTGGGTATTTTTGATGTATCGCACATGGGCGAGTTTATGGTGGAAGGGCCACAGGCTTTAGACTTAATTCAGCGGGTAACTACCAACGATGCGGGCAAACTAACAGATGGCAAAGTGCAGTATTCCTGCTTCCCGAACGAGCAGGGCGGCATTGTGGATGATTTGCTGGTTTACCGTTTCAGCGCCGAAAAATACATGCTGGTGGTAAATGCTTCCAACATCGAGAAAGATTGGGCCTGGATTAATCAATACAATACCCAGGGCGTTACACTGGAAAATATTTCAAATAAACTTTCTTTGTTTGCCGTGCAAGGCCCAAAAGCCACGGCGGCTTTGCAATCGCTGACTGCGGTAAACCTCTCCGAGATGGTGTACTATACGTTTGCAGTGGCCGAATTTGCGGGAGTGTCGGAGGTAATTATTTCGGCTACGGGCTATACTGGCGCCGGCGGTTTTGAAATTTACGTACCCAACAAACATGCTTTAACCGTCTGGAACGAAATAATGGAAGCCGGCGCTGCTTTTGGTATTAAACCTATTGGCCTGGGAGCCCGCGATACATTGCGCTTAGAAATGGGGTATTGCTTATACGGTAATGATATTAACGATACCACTTCGCCGTTAGAAGGTGGTCTGGGCTGGATTACCAAATTAACCAAAGATTTTACGAACGCCGACTTTTTAAGGAAACAAAAAGAAAAAGGTGTAACCAAAAAACTGGTAGGTTTTGAGATGCAGGAGCAAGGCATCCCGCGGGCGCACTACGAAATTGCCAACGCGCAAGGCGAGATAATTGGCGAGGTAACCTCGGGTACGCAGTCGCCTACTTTAAGCAGAGGCATTGGCCTGGGTTACGTGCCGGTAGCTTTTAGCCAGCCCGGTCAGGAGTTATTTATTAAAGTCCGGAATAAATTGTTGCGCGCCAAAGTGGTAAAACTGCCTTTCGTAAAACAAGCGTAA
- a CDS encoding 2-phosphosulfolactate phosphatase — protein MPLLDVCFSPELIHLYDLKGRVVVVVDILRATSSMVTGLAHGLEKIIPVSTLAECQQFASKGYLTAAERDGKKAEDFDLGNSPFSYMEDFVKGKTLAMTTTNGTHAIRLSLAADKVVVGAFLNVSSVAAYLVEQQKDVLVVCAGWKGKFNLEDTLFAGALAHKLQGLFESENDATLAAYHLYETAKSDLPLYLSKASHVQRLKNLNITKDITFCLQQDVYDIVPVLEGDYLVPYTPESVKSVV, from the coding sequence ATGCCTTTACTGGATGTTTGTTTTTCGCCGGAGTTAATTCATTTGTATGATTTAAAAGGCCGGGTAGTGGTAGTGGTGGATATTTTACGGGCTACATCTTCGATGGTAACCGGTTTAGCTCATGGTTTAGAAAAGATTATTCCGGTAAGTACTTTAGCGGAATGCCAGCAATTTGCCAGCAAAGGATATTTAACTGCCGCGGAGCGGGATGGTAAAAAAGCCGAAGATTTTGACTTAGGCAATTCGCCGTTTAGTTACATGGAAGATTTTGTAAAAGGCAAAACCCTGGCCATGACCACCACCAATGGCACGCACGCCATCCGTTTATCTTTGGCTGCCGATAAAGTGGTGGTGGGCGCTTTTTTAAATGTAAGCAGCGTAGCCGCTTACCTGGTGGAGCAACAAAAAGACGTATTGGTAGTTTGTGCGGGCTGGAAAGGTAAGTTTAATTTAGAAGACACCTTGTTTGCTGGCGCCCTGGCGCACAAGCTGCAGGGATTATTTGAATCGGAAAATGATGCGACCCTGGCTGCTTACCATTTGTACGAAACTGCCAAAAGCGATTTGCCTTTATATTTAAGTAAAGCCTCGCACGTGCAACGCCTTAAAAATTTAAACATCACTAAAGATATTACCTTCTGTTTGCAACAAGATGTGTATGATATAGTGCCCGTTTTGGAAGGAGACTATCTGGTGCCCTATACTCCCGAGTCGGTGAAGAGTGTGGTTTAA